TGAGATTTATGATAAAAGTTTCTTTCTCTTTCAAATAAGGAATAACAATTTCACTGTCAAGAATTTTAACTCTTAAAATAAAAGTCCAGAAAAAATATCTATTTTTTGCTTTTATTTTAAATGCTGCAGGTTTTAAAGCAAAAATATCATCCGGAGGCAATATTGTAAATTCAATATTATTCAAATTCAAAAAAGCAAGAATACCGCTCAAAGCCATTATGCTTAAAAGAAAGGATATCATCAAAAATAGTAAGTTATTTCCTGTATTAACTGCTCCAAAGCCTATAAAAAGAGTGATTACAATGTATATCCAGCCTGTATTTGTAACTTTTACGGTGGAGTTGAAATACTTTGAAGGATTGATGATATCACCTCTTGTTTTGAAGTTGTTTCTTCTTTAAGTATAATACGATGGGGTACAACAAAAGGAATCATCTCCTTTACATCCTCAGGTATTACATAGTCTCTTCCACAAAAATATGCATAAGCCTTTGCAGTAACAGTAAGTGCAAGAGCAGCTCTTGTAGATATTCCTAAAAGAATTCTGTTGTCTTGTCTTGTAGTATTAACAAAGTCAATAATCCAGTTGATGATTTTGTCAGAAACATAAATTTGTTTTATTTCGTCCTGAATTTTCAGTATTTCATCTTTTTCAATTGCAGCAGTTATTTTATATAAACTTTCTCTTGAACTTCCTCCTTTAAGAATTTGCTTTTCTGATTCTTTATCTGGATACCCAATACTTATTTTCATCATAAATCTATCAAGCTGACTTTCAGGTAGGGGAAAAGTTCCATAAATCTCAACTGGATTCTGTGTTGCAATAACAAAAAAAGGTTTTGGAAGTTTGTACGTTTTTCCATCAACAGTAACCTGTTCTTCTGCCATAGCTTCAAGTAGAGCAGATTGAGTTTTTGGTGTTGCTCTATTGATCTCATCAACTAAAACAATGTTGTTAAATATAGGACCTGCTTTAAACTCAAATTCACCAGTATTTTTATTATAAATCGAAAGTCCAGTTATGTCAGTTGGAAGAAGATCATTGGTACACTGAATTCTACCAAAACTTAAACCAAGCACTTTTGATATAGCAACTGCCAGAGAAGTTTTACCAAGACCTGGAAAATCTTCAATAAGAAGATGTCCTTTGGAAAATATTGCGATTAAAGATAAAATAATTGCTTTTTCTTTACCTTGAAGGCAATTTTGAAGGCTTTCAATAATTTGAAGAATTTTTTGATTCTTTATTTTTTCAATCATAAAAGAGGGGGCTTAACCCCCCTCTTTTATTTTAACCTTCTAAGTAAACCTTTTCAACAGGTGGTGCTACCTGTTTCTTACGGGACATTACCCCAGGAAGCCATACAGAAGGACCTGATACCTTTACATTAAAGGCTTTTTCAATAATTGCTGCATTTCCAACATAGTAAAGCTCTGTTCCTTCTTTTATGATATCGGTTGCCATGAATATTACCATATCATAGCCTTTAGAGTTTTTAAGCTCATTAAGATAATTTACAAACTCATCTTTGCGCTCATAAACTTCTTCAATGTCAACAACTTCTGTCTGTCCGATTCCGACTTTTTTACCTTTAAAATCATAATCTTTGAAATCAACATGAACAACATCAGCAACTGGTTTTCCTTTAATGCTTGCCTTTGCTTTTTTAAGATCTACTCCAAATTTTGTAATATCAGAAATACCTGCTACCTGAGCGAGTTCCTGGGCAATCTTTTTATCTTCCTCTGTTGTTGTTGGAGATTTAAAAATAACGGTGTCAGAAAGGATTGCACTAAGAAGCAGACCAGCGTATGCCTTGTTTGCTTTTACTTCATTTGGAAACATTTTTGCAATAACTGTTGCTGTACTTCCAACGGGTTCAACATGAATAAAAATTGGATCGGGATAGTTAAAGTTCATCTTGTGATGGTCAATAATTGCAAGAATTTTTTCTGCTCCATCAACTCTCTGACCTGGTTCATTGTGGTCTACTAATACCAGCGTTTTACCTGAAGCATTTTCAAGAACTTCGGGTGCTGGTACTCCAAACTGCTTAAGTGCAAACTCTGTCTCTTCATTAATTGGTCCTGCTGTGGCTGGTTTGTAACCCTTAATACCTGCATAAACAATTGCTGAACACACTGTGTCTGTGTCAGGTGCCTTATGGCCGATTACATAAATATCGCTCATTTTTCCCTCCTAATTGAAATTTTTTTAAAAAGTTAAAAAATTTTGACAATTTTTTATTCAAAAAGTCAAGAAAACAGCCATTAAAATTTAAAATAGAGTTATTAAAGGTTTTCAAAATTCAGTTTAATCTGGTATACTGGTAACAATTATTAAAATTTATAGGAGGTAAAAGTGATAAAAAAATATTTTTTAGTAGTAATTTTTCTCTTTTTATGCTCCTGTGCCAGTGTTGTTCAAACTATTGATTTACAAAAGGATAAAGTATATGCTGTAATACCCTTTGAAAACTATACAGACACACCTTTGGCAGGGTATACAATAGCTTCTACAATAGAGGGTAGTTTAAGATCTCAAGGATTAAAAGTATCAGAAAGACAATGGATTTTCAACGATAGAGAACCCACTAAAGAAGAGATAGATAGAATATTTAAAAAAGCTTCTCAAAATGCAGATTACATAATAACAGGTACAGTAAATGAATTCAGATATAAAACAGGAATAGATGGAGAACCTACTGTGAGCTTGAGCATTTTTATTTATGATACTCAAAAAGGAGTTGTAGTGAAAGGAGCTTCTGGTGCTTGGTGTGGATGGGCTCACGAATCACTTGGAACAGTATCCCAAAAGCTTGTCAGAGAAATTTTCAAACTAGAGTGATAGAATGAATTAATGGAATTTATTAAAAAATTTATCCCCAATCTAATACTGATCGAGATTTCTCTGTTTTCTATTTTTTCAATTGGTATTCAATATTTTATTAATAAAAGAGATCCTTTTTTTATTAATACTTTCTTTTCTCCAACTTTGTTAATGTCTATGGTTTTTTCTTTGTATTACGGCTTTTTAGGAGGATTTATTTTTTGGGGCATTTTAGTACTAAGTTGTTTTTATTTTTATAAAGATTTCCCACTCCAACAAATTATATGGAATCTTCTCATAGTTCTTATAGCCTCCGAATTTAGATATTACTGGCAAAGAAGAATAAATACTGCTGAGATAGAAAAGAACTATTTATTAGAACAAATAAAAAGTTTAAGAAAAAATCTATATTTTCTTAATCTTTCTCACGAACAAATGGAATTTAACTACATAATGAAATCCTACAGTTTAAGGGAAATGATAAATGAAGTCAGAAATAAACTCCTATCAACTTCTGAAGAAAAACTGCTTGCAGAGTTTATTATGAATATAATCATGAAAAACTTTCAGGTCTATACTGCATGTCTGTATAAAAAACAGGGAAACGATTTTACTGTCCTGGCAAGCATAGGACCACAGGAGCAAATTGATGAAAATGACCCGATGATTAAAAATGCAATTGAGATAGAAACTGCGAAGTATATATCACCAAAAATAATTGGTGAAAATTTATCAAATTTGAATAATTTAAAATATCTTGCAGTTATAGCTGCAAAGACAGAAGAAACGATTTACTTACTTACAATAAAAGATATGTTATTTATAAATTTTAATGAAGAAGTTCTAAATTATATTCACACTCTTCTTCAGTATCTTCTTGAAGAGTTTTCCATAAGCAGAAAAATATCTAATTATTATACAGACAGAGAACCACTTTGCGAATTTGAGTTTATAAAAGAATTTTACAAAATGTATGAATTGAAAAAGAAATCACAAATAAATAGCAGCATTGTTGTTTTTTCCTGTGAAGAAACAGAAAACCTCATTCATAAAGTTCGTTACTTGATAAGAACATCTGATTTTTATTGTTTTGTTAAAGAAAAAAATTTAATAATTTTTTTACTACCATTCACCAACTACGCTGGTGCTGTAAGCTTTTCTAATAGAGCATTGTCTGAATTAAAGGGAGTAAAACTTCTGGGTATATATGATTTAGATGAACCTACACCTGAAAAATTTCTTCAAGGAGTAGAATTATAGTGGACAAAAAGTTTTATCTATCCCTGTTATTAGAACTTAAAGGAGTATTAATTGTTTTTAGTTTAAACAGTATTTATGGTTTATTAGTGTTTTTTGTTTTGCATGGTTTGTCCTCCTTAATCCTGTCTTATTGTTTGACACGATTAATTCTAATTCTTAAAAGGCAACAAAATAAAAAAATTTTCTGGGCTTTGTTTTTCATGACATATTTTACAGGACCTGCTGGAATGTTTCTCTCCTTTTTTATGTACTTAGCTTTAGTTTCAAGGAAAATAAATCTTCTTAATTTTTATGAAACTACAAGTACAGAAAACTTGCCTAAACTGGATTTTTCTGGCAGAAAGGTAGGAGAAGGGATGCCAAAGGCTCAAAATTTTAAAACAGTTTTCTATATGAGCAAGTTTATTCATCCAACTTCTACAAAATTTCTAAAAAAAACTGTCAATACTGATCAAGATGAAATAAGACTTTTAGCTTTTTCCCTTTTAACAAATTTGGAAAAAAATATAATTGAAAAAATAAGTTTAATGAAAAAACAGTTAGAAAAAACGAAAGATGAAAGAGAGAAATTTGAAATTTTTTACTCCTTAGGAGAACTTTACTGGGAGATTGTTTATCTCAATATTTCTGATAAAGAACTTATAGAGGCATATCTTAAGGAAGCTTTAAAATATATACAGAAAGCTTTACAAATAAGAGAAGAACCAAAAGTTTATTTTATTCTTGGTAGAATTTATCTAAAGTTAGGTAATAATGATTCTGCTCAAGAGGCTTTTTATAAATCTTTAGAGCTCGGTTTCCCTGCTGAAAGAATTTTGGTGTATCTAATGGAGATTCTTTACTATAAAAGAAATTTTGCAGAAATTTTTAATATTTTGAAAAAATTAAAAAACATTACATTACCAGATCCCAAAACTGAATTAATACTGAAAGTGTGGAGATGAAGATAATTGATAAACAGGTTCCCATAGATGTTTTATTTATTTCAGAGGGCACATATCCTTATGTCCTTGGTGGAGTATCAAGTTGGATTCATTCAATAATAGAAGCAATGAAAGACCTCAGATTCGGTATAATTTTCTTGGGTTCAAAACAGGAAGATTATCCGGGTATTCAATACAAACTTCCTGAAAACATAGTATATCTTGAAGATTATTTTATCTTTTCTGAAAAGGAGTATCCACCTTTATGTTATATAAAAGGCTCTGATAAGGTAAAAAAATTAAAATCTCTTCTTATCAATTCAAAGCACTTTCCAGAAGAGTTGTCAAATATTAATTTTTATCTATCTGAAGTAACATTCAGCGAGATTCTTTATAGCAGAAAAACTTTTGAGATGATTGAAGACCTTTATGTTGAATTAAATTTAAGTATACCTTTTGTAGATTTTTTCTGGACCCTCAGGAATATTTTTATCCCTTTATGGATAGTTGTAAGAGCCATTACTTCAGTTATTGACAGAAATATCTCACTTATTCATAGTCCATCTACTGGATATGCTGGATTTTTAGGAGCATTACTGAAGAAAGTCAGAGGTATTCCATTTATAATTACTGAACATGGTATTTACACAAGAGAAAGAAAGATAGATCTTCTAAATGCACAGTGGATAAATACAGGTTCCAATTATTTTTTTAAAGATTTAAAAATTGAAGAGCCTAAAAATCTATGGATCAATTTTTTTGTAAATCTGGGTAAAATCTGTTATCAAGAAGCAGATAGAGTTTTTTGTTTATTTGAAGATGCAAAAGCTGCGCAAATTTCTCTCGGTTGTCCGCCAGAAAAAATAGAAGTTGTACCAAATGGAGTTGAGATACAAAGATATTCACATTTAAGGGATAGAAAGCAAGGTATTCCACCAGTTGTTGCTTTGATTGGTAGAGTGACACCTATCAAGGACATTAAAACTTTTATAAAAGCTATAAAACTACTTGTAGAAAAATTACCTGAAGCAGAAGGTTGGATAGTTGGACCTGAAGAGGAAGACCCTGATTATGCTAAGGAGTGTAAACTAATGGTAGAAGTATTGGGTATAGAAAAAAAAGTTAAATTTTTAGGAACACAAAAATTAACAGATATACTACCTAAGATAGGTCTGTGCACTCTTACTTCAATCAGTGAAGGAATGCCACTTGTTGTTCTTGAGTCTTTTGCAGCAGGTCTGCCATGTGTAACAACTGATGTAGGCTCATGCAGACAGCTTGTATATGGCGGATTGAACAAAGAAGACATACAATTAGGAAAAGCAGGCGAAGTTGTTAGTGTAGGAGATTCAAAGTCTCTCAGTGAAGCTTACTATAAGCTTCTTACAGATAAACAACAATATTTAATGGCACGAAGGGCAGGTATTGAAAGAGTAGAAAAGTTTTACTCTTTTGAAAGATTTATTAATAACTACAGAAGCATTTATAACTACTTTATTAAATAAAAGTATGGCAGGGATTTCGATTCAGCTTAAAAAATTTTTAGAAAAGAGAAGTCTGATAGGCCTGGTAACTGCGACAGCTTATTCAGCTGTTTTGAGTTCGGGTAATTGGATTATAGCAGTTGTTAGTGTATTCTTTTTTTCTTTGTTGACAAATAAATTCGTAAAGGAACCTAACACGACTTTAATATATCAGATTTATATAACATACACTGTAGCTATAAGTCTTATTCTGTCAGGTCCATTACAGTTAATGTTTACTCGTTATGTGGCAGACAGGCTTTTTGAAAAACAGATAGACAGAGTTTTGCCAAACTACTTTGGAGCTCTTGCTATTTGCATGGGATATTCTTTTGTAATATCTCTGTTTATTTCATTTTATTTTTTTGAATCTCTTCCCTTTTATTATCACATAATTTTTTCATTCACAATATCAACTCTAAGCGGTGTATGGCTAAGTAATGCTCTTCTGTCAGGACTCAAAAGTTACAGATACATTATTTTTTCATTCTGTTTTTGTTATTTATTAATAGGGGTATTACTTTTCTTTACTTCAAGATTCGGTATAATTTGGACATTTATATCCTTTTATACTGGGCAGGTTTTGCTTTTATTTCTTTTAGTTACAAGAATAATTCTTGATTATTCCACAGACAGATTATTTGAATTTGACTTTCTTAGCAAAAGGAAGTCCTATTACAGTCTTGGTGTAGCTGGTTTTTTTTATAATCTTGGTATCTGGTCAGATAAATTTATTTTTTGGTTTAACCCATTTACAGGAAATCAGGTATTTGGTAATTTAAGAACTTCTGTGCTTTATGATATCCCTATTATTCTTGCTTATATTAGTTTAATTCCTGGTATAGCGATTTTTTTCATGAAAGTTGAAATTGAGTTCGCAGAAAGCTATGATAACTACTACAGAGCAGTGAGAGACTGGGGAAGGCTTGATGATCTTTATAGACTTGGTAATAAAATGATAGAAAATGTAAGAACAACTTTTTACGATACATTAAGGGTTCAGGGAATATGGTCAGTACTTATTTTTTTCTTTGAGGAAAAAATTTTTTACTTTCTTAAACTTCCTTCACTTTATATACCTCTTTTCAATATTCTTTTAACTGGCGCATTGCTTCAGCTTTCATTTATGGTAGTTTTTGCTTTTTTGTCTTATTTTGACAAAAGAAGACAAATAGCTTTGATAAGCATTATATTCTGCACAGGAAACATTATTTTAAGCATCTTGACTCAGTTTTTAGGTCCCTATTACTATGGTTATGGATTTGCTTTATCATTGCTTATTGCTACAACCACTGGTATATTATTTTTAAGGAGGTTTCTTGATGATATACATTATAGGACTTTTGTTTCTATTGTTTAGTTTTGTTGATGTTAATGCTACAATAACTCCACGATGTGTTTTGTTTTATTACCACGACAATGTTCTTCCAGATGATATTTTTTATACCTATGATTGGATATTTTTAGATCAAGATTACTCTCATATTAAAGAAATAAAAGAAAAGTTCTACATGAAAAATCGAGCCAAATTAATAGGTTACATAAGTGTAGGAGAAATACAAAAGCACAGAAAATACTTTAACGACTTAAAAAAATTTGCAATAGGTAGAAACATAACCTGGGACAGTTTCATAGCAGATCTAAGAAGTAAAGAATACAGGGATTTTCTTGTTAATATAGTGGCAAAAGATATTGTAAATAAAGGTTTTGATGGTTTTTTCCTGGATACCTTAGATTCTTATCAATTAGCGGTGTCTCAGAAAGAATGGAAAGATTTTCAAGAAGCAGAGATTGAATTAATTAAAAAGTTAAGAGAACTCTTTCCAGACAAATTAATAGTTTTAAACAGAGGTTTTGAAATAATTGATCAGGTTCGAACTAAAGTAGATGGAGTTGCAGTGGAAAGCTTGTTCTGGGGACTTGATAAAAATAAAAAATATAGAGCTGTCAGTGAAGACGAAAGAAAATACTTACTTGGACAGATTGAAAAGATAAAATTTTATGGAATTCCAGTAATAGCGATTGATTATGTAGAGCCAGATGAAAGACAAAAATCAATCTCAGTCGTAAAAAAAATTTCAGCTTTAGGTGTTATTCCTTATGTTTCCGATGCAGAACTTTCAAAAGTAGGTTATTGTGAATGTGAGATAATACCAAGAAAAGTAATTTTACTTTATGACTCTAATTCAACACCTATAAGACAACTGGCAGATGTTCACAGGCTGATCCAGATGCCCCTGGAGTATTTAGGTTTTGTCCCAGAAGTTTATGATATTAATAGTGAACTTCCAGAGGTATATCCGAATCTTGGATATGCAGGTGTGATCTCTATGAATATAGATAGTCAAAATGAAAAGCTCGAAAAATGGCTTCTTCAGGCTAAAAAATACGGTTTAAAGCTATTTTTTATAAACGCCTTTCCTTTTGCAAGAAATTCTCAAGCCTTTAATGATTTAGGAATTAGCTTGTACGAAAATAAAGACAAAAAAATTTTGAGTTTTAGGATACTTAGAAAGATATCAGGAGATGGGTTTGAAGCTCCGTTAGTAGTTTCATATACAGACAGTCTCATCAGAATTTCAGAGGCAGA
The nucleotide sequence above comes from Thermodesulfovibrio aggregans. Encoded proteins:
- a CDS encoding AAA family ATPase, which encodes MIEKIKNQKILQIIESLQNCLQGKEKAIILSLIAIFSKGHLLIEDFPGLGKTSLAVAISKVLGLSFGRIQCTNDLLPTDITGLSIYNKNTGEFEFKAGPIFNNIVLVDEINRATPKTQSALLEAMAEEQVTVDGKTYKLPKPFFVIATQNPVEIYGTFPLPESQLDRFMMKISIGYPDKESEKQILKGGSSRESLYKITAAIEKDEILKIQDEIKQIYVSDKIINWIIDFVNTTRQDNRILLGISTRAALALTVTAKAYAYFCGRDYVIPEDVKEMIPFVVPHRIILKEETTSKQEVISSILQSISTPP
- a CDS encoding manganese-dependent inorganic pyrophosphatase, coding for MSDIYVIGHKAPDTDTVCSAIVYAGIKGYKPATAGPINEETEFALKQFGVPAPEVLENASGKTLVLVDHNEPGQRVDGAEKILAIIDHHKMNFNYPDPIFIHVEPVGSTATVIAKMFPNEVKANKAYAGLLLSAILSDTVIFKSPTTTEEDKKIAQELAQVAGISDITKFGVDLKKAKASIKGKPVADVVHVDFKDYDFKGKKVGIGQTEVVDIEEVYERKDEFVNYLNELKNSKGYDMVIFMATDIIKEGTELYYVGNAAIIEKAFNVKVSGPSVWLPGVMSRKKQVAPPVEKVYLEG
- a CDS encoding DUF4136 domain-containing protein; the encoded protein is MIKKYFLVVIFLFLCSCASVVQTIDLQKDKVYAVIPFENYTDTPLAGYTIASTIEGSLRSQGLKVSERQWIFNDREPTKEEIDRIFKKASQNADYIITGTVNEFRYKTGIDGEPTVSLSIFIYDTQKGVVVKGASGAWCGWAHESLGTVSQKLVREIFKLE
- a CDS encoding tetratricopeptide repeat protein, whose translation is MPKAQNFKTVFYMSKFIHPTSTKFLKKTVNTDQDEIRLLAFSLLTNLEKNIIEKISLMKKQLEKTKDEREKFEIFYSLGELYWEIVYLNISDKELIEAYLKEALKYIQKALQIREEPKVYFILGRIYLKLGNNDSAQEAFYKSLELGFPAERILVYLMEILYYKRNFAEIFNILKKLKNITLPDPKTELILKVWR
- the pelF gene encoding GT4 family glycosyltransferase PelF, whose translation is MKIIDKQVPIDVLFISEGTYPYVLGGVSSWIHSIIEAMKDLRFGIIFLGSKQEDYPGIQYKLPENIVYLEDYFIFSEKEYPPLCYIKGSDKVKKLKSLLINSKHFPEELSNINFYLSEVTFSEILYSRKTFEMIEDLYVELNLSIPFVDFFWTLRNIFIPLWIVVRAITSVIDRNISLIHSPSTGYAGFLGALLKKVRGIPFIITEHGIYTRERKIDLLNAQWINTGSNYFFKDLKIEEPKNLWINFFVNLGKICYQEADRVFCLFEDAKAAQISLGCPPEKIEVVPNGVEIQRYSHLRDRKQGIPPVVALIGRVTPIKDIKTFIKAIKLLVEKLPEAEGWIVGPEEEDPDYAKECKLMVEVLGIEKKVKFLGTQKLTDILPKIGLCTLTSISEGMPLVVLESFAAGLPCVTTDVGSCRQLVYGGLNKEDIQLGKAGEVVSVGDSKSLSEAYYKLLTDKQQYLMARRAGIERVEKFYSFERFINNYRSIYNYFIK
- the pelG gene encoding exopolysaccharide Pel transporter PelG; translated protein: MKDLLITTEAFITTLLNKSMAGISIQLKKFLEKRSLIGLVTATAYSAVLSSGNWIIAVVSVFFFSLLTNKFVKEPNTTLIYQIYITYTVAISLILSGPLQLMFTRYVADRLFEKQIDRVLPNYFGALAICMGYSFVISLFISFYFFESLPFYYHIIFSFTISTLSGVWLSNALLSGLKSYRYIIFSFCFCYLLIGVLLFFTSRFGIIWTFISFYTGQVLLLFLLVTRIILDYSTDRLFEFDFLSKRKSYYSLGVAGFFYNLGIWSDKFIFWFNPFTGNQVFGNLRTSVLYDIPIILAYISLIPGIAIFFMKVEIEFAESYDNYYRAVRDWGRLDDLYRLGNKMIENVRTTFYDTLRVQGIWSVLIFFFEEKIFYFLKLPSLYIPLFNILLTGALLQLSFMVVFAFLSYFDKRRQIALISIIFCTGNIILSILTQFLGPYYYGYGFALSLLIATTTGILFLRRFLDDIHYRTFVSIV